The Etheostoma cragini isolate CJK2018 chromosome 15, CSU_Ecrag_1.0, whole genome shotgun sequence genome window below encodes:
- the LOC117957704 gene encoding oocyte zinc finger protein XlCOF6-like isoform X1, whose amino-acid sequence MSKVQMLNALVKQRLTAAAEEIFGLFERTIAEYEEERCRSKEENERQRNLLDAVFNPQLQLHRTDVHQLSASKEIERGSLQGLEGADVTKFPFNLQHDTENRIGDSSEPAPGDSGGCRVTRAARSGLKSLEKDDVPVSDTRRRTVGKQFSCSKCTKRFVVKSSLKRHMTTHIVGKPLEDCEGPEPAKNLDPDRHPEPKTDDQTGDSSEPETDDSEDQEDTAKAQSNLKSLKKDDVPVSDTQSSTGKKEFSCSKCTKRFGLKSSLKRHMRTHTVKKCCSCSVCNKGFQMKSHLQRHMIIHTGEKAFSCSVCEKRFGYKATLQQHMATHTGEKRLRCSVCDQRFTWHSQLRKHRAVCCKPSRLRRRQTERMEREANREDRGGPGPARKSEPRRYSEPKTDDQTGDSSEPETDDSEDQEETIEAQSGLMSLGKDEVPVSETRCRTGTKEFSCSKCTKRFGFKSFLKRHMRTHLEEKLVHCPVCKRGFRREIHLQGHMITHTGEKPFRCSVCKQCFAWSCNLKRHMRTHRGSKRVHCRV is encoded by the exons ATGTCTAAAGTCCAAATGCTGAATGCGTTGGTGAAGCAGCGACTAACCGCGGCTGCTGAAGAGATATTTGGGCTGTTTGAAAGAACGATAGCAGAGTACGAGGAGGAACGGTGTCGGTCAAAAGAGGAGAACGAGCGACAACGGAACCTTCTAGACGCTGTTTTCAACCCTCAGCTTCAGTTACACAGGACAG atgtCCATCAGCTGTCGGCGAGTAAAGAAATTGAGAGAGGCAGTCTTCAAGGGCTTGAGGGGGCTGACgtcaccaagttcccattcaaTTTACAACACGATACCGAAAACCGGATtggagactcttctgaacctGCACCAGGTGACAGTGGTGGCTGTAGGGTGACCAGAGCAGCTCGGTCCGGTTTAAAGTCTTTGGAGAAGGATGACGTTCCTGTCAGTGATACCAGGCGTCGAACTGTTGGGAAACAATTTAGCTGCTCAAAGTGTACCAAAAGATTTGTTGTCAAGTCGTctctgaagagacacatgacaACACACATAGTAGGGAAACCTTTGGAGGACTGTgaaggaccagaaccagccaagAACTTGGATCCAGATAGACATCCAGAACCAAAAACTGAtgaccagactggagactcttctgaacctgagactgatgacagtgaGGATCAGGAGGACACCGCAAAAGCTCAGTCAAATTTAAAGTCTTTGAAAAAGGATGATGTTCCTGTCAGTGATACCCAAAGTAGTACTGGTAAGAAAGAATTTAGCTGCTCTAAGTGTACAAAAAGATTTGGCTTAAAGTCATCTCTGAAAAGGCacatgagaacacacacagtaaagaaatgttgcagctgctcagtttgtaacaaaggttttcaaatgaaaagccATTTGCAGAGACACATGAttatccacacaggagagaaagctttcagctgctcagtttgCGAGAAACGTTTTGGATATAAAGCTACTTTACAGCAACACATGGCaacccacacaggagagaaaagattgCGCTGCTCAGTTTGTGACCAAAGATTCACTTGGCATAGTCAGCTCAGAAAGCATCGGGCTGTGTGTTGTAAGCCCTCACGGCTTCGTCGACGACAAACTGAACGGATGGAAAGAGAAGCTAATCGAGAGGACCGTGGAGGACCAGGACCAGCCAGGAAATCAGAGCCACGTAGATATTCAGAACCCAAAACTGAtgaccagactggagactcttctgaaccGGAGACTGATGACAGTGAGGATCAGGAGGAGACCATAGAAGCTCAGTCAGGTTTAATGTCTTTGGGAAAAGATGAGGTTCCTGTCAGTGAAACCAGATGTAGGACTGGTACGAAGGAATTTAGCTGCTCCAAGTGTACCAAAAGATTTGGCTTCAAGTCATttctgaagagacacatgagaaCCCACTTGGAAGAGAAACTTGTCCATTGCCCAGTTTGTAAGCGAGGTTTTAGGCGGGAAATCCATTTGCAGGGACACATGATaacccacacaggagagaaacctttcaggTGCTCAGTTTGTAAGCAATGTTTTGCATGGAGTTGTAATTTAAAAAGGCACATGAGAACCCACAGAGGAAGTAAAAGAGTCCACTGCCGTGTATAA